In Biomphalaria glabrata chromosome 8, xgBioGlab47.1, whole genome shotgun sequence, the genomic window taaaaatctgtcactggtaatgtctgaagcctgtTCCCActtgccatgaggacctcaatgaatgagtggcgtcaagttgtactaggctatcattgcaactcttcttatgcgtaattcattttgtcggagaacatgtcccgcaaacctcatgcgtcgctctctcacaatcttactaaagggtcgactcccagttcggcataggatttccttgatttaaacccgatctctataactgactcctaaaatctgtcttagccatctttgttgagccacattttgtgtttttcaatttcggcagatgactattcactgcagtttattaatggagccctgccactggtaaaaatgtgtaacatctcttgaatacgctcttggaattaagtgactgtagtttgctttagattttatatcgaaaagagaagttttatcgtcaaaatcatctgttgggggttttccacctcaaaatgctctgtagggggatcttaaactcaaaaccatctggaggggttttaaactttaaaaaaaaagccatctgtagaagaggggtttaaactcaaaacacccgattggattggctacgcttaaataattttagtgtgtaatttgctttttttttatattgaagaggtatttttagcatcaaacccctctgaatgggggtttaaactcaaaaccccttttggcaacgctcatagcattttgagtccgtaatttgctttttttcttacactgtagatgtattttttatcctcaaacccccctggcggggggtttaaactcaaaacccctttggctacgctcgtagattttagagtgagttatttgcttttatttatattgaagaggtactttttagcttcaaactccactggatgggagtttaaactcaaaacccctttgactacactcataacattttgaatgcataatttgctttgtttttattattaaagaggtattttttaccttcaaaccccgctgaagtggggtttaaactcaaatctgagtcaaaacccatttagctacgctcataacattttgagtgtttaattagctttttttttatattgaagggggcgtttatcgtaaattttagagggggttttaaaatcaaaatcttccttaactatgctcttggaattagtggattttcgtttgcatttttttttgttttgttttatagaactgcaaaaaccccaggtagagggtttaaaactcaaaacccctggtaggggtttttaaactcaaaaccccatggtaggggtttttaaactcgaacctcTCTGGTAGGGGTTATAAACTCGGACCCCatggtagggttttttaaaatcgaacccccctggtagggggttttaaactcagaacCCCCTGTTaggtggttttaaactcgaaacccctttggttgtgctggggcaagtgatggtttagtattaaaaactcacctaaaataaacaaaatcaaagcaaaaaatcagtcattaaattccgactcccccccttcgggtggggggggggggatttcatttcggggggggtttgaaccccaaaccccccccccctggctacgcccatgtgtgaTATACATCTAGacatttttattatctattaaCGTATACCTAAAGCAGGCACAATAACTCTTTTCAATTATAAGATTACATCTACATAAttatatgacattttttttctcctttggTTTTCCCTAGCCATTGTTTCTCAAGATTTATCTAATTAAGAACTCTACAAATTAGAAATCGAAAGACTGTAGCACTACGTGCATCTTTAGAATGTATGCTTGGCAGTAAATAGATAATTGTCATCAGTAGTGAATTAACAGAGCTGTCTTTTTTCATTGAATGCCTTTCAATTGGTCGCCCAACCATAGTGCTATTATTATGAACTTTTAATTATCTCATGGTAAATGTATTCTCCCACGACGGTGgtaaagtgtttttaaaaattctatttagaATAACTTTTCTTCGCTTGATACCAAGCTGTTCATAAGACTATGTAACTACACTTTAGACAAGGTTATATTATCTGGCGTCTTTAACTGTTGCATTTCTTAGGGTCTCGAGGGTGTGTGCAATGAGTAAACAGATGAGTCATACAACGGCTTTATCTGCGTATATAGTAGCAAAACATATAGGTCAAACCGTCAAAGTTGCAACCTTTCCTAACCTTCGTACTATTTATGTTGATAAAGAAAGTCAAGGTTTCTATCCAGCGCTAAGACTAGCTAAGATGCTGTTGCTATGGATACTGGGGTTCGTGACTAAATGCAGTGGTCAGAACTACTCTGACGGGCTGGAAATTATGAGGACAAAGTTAAAAGCTGACAATTATAACCCAGACCTGCGTCCATTGATTAACCAATCAGCAATCATTAGCGTCTCTGTCTCTTTTCAACTGGTGTCCATCGTGGAAGTGAATGACGTCACGCAAAGCTTCGTCTGCAACGGCTTCCTTCCCTTGACCTGGACTGATGAGGTACGTGTATTGATTGAGGACAAACAAAGTTAGTTGCTTGATACATCTTTCAAAAACACTTTAGTTAAAGTTACATATTTTAAGGTGATCTTTCAAGCAATTCTGCAGGTCGATCGATAAGATCAATAAGACAAGGGACGATGTCCTTACAGCTAAGTTAACTGTTGCAGATAGTATTTCAAACTTTTCATTTAcatttacctatcccttagtgtgttggactgttggggcaccatgcaagagttgtcgaccgtctttctccattcctctctgtcttttgctttagttagaacctctttcaatcgcaggaccgtccattcttttatgttgtcctcccatcgctttctctgtcagcctcttcttctttttcctggtactgttccctgaaggaaggtctttgcgaccCCCGATGAtattgtaatatggccatagatttttatcttgggttttttttacggtagttagcaggtcatcatggggtccaatcgctgagGTAatcttgtctctaatctcttggtttgtcaTCGACTTCCAAAATTTTTATTGGTGTTGACATATaccttaaatatttctttattaattgAAGATGTTCGAAGATGTCCAATGTAATTATGGTAAGTATAAACAGGGCAAGGACATCTACTGCAAACATGTCGTAACAACTACAATCAAacatatattcatttaaaatggttttaatccttctttattattatggaggcgcagtggctgggGGGTTTAGTGCTGGATATGGTGTGCGGGCGTAGTTTTACATCACTAAATAGTGGTGATACCTGACGTGTTTTAAGACTGACTCAAAATCtatactacaggctttgcaaagccctggaccaaggccccccaatatcgacactgtcatcatggcctcACACAATATAAAGCAGCGCTATGGCACctctgtaataatgcagtgggtaccgagtcacataggtgtgactggcaacactattgcagacttcttgtggagtctgggagcgcatgaggcgccctgaccgcacttccccgtggtggaggctgtccaggcctgttcaagctattatagcacagtgcagtgcagtccactgtcctgttggctcatatttctcacggtgattcgctgcggggaagaagaggaaaccgtgcctcatattctgtttgactgcaccagacttgctgatctccgcctcgacaggtctgggagaccaaaaattctcgacctgtatggtgacatatacgcactacgcaagacagcagggtttctgtccatggcttttgcaagagaggatttaagcctctcatgccctcactcaaatagagtttgatgatgatgataattatGACATGTGTAAGAAGTCtctagttttaaattattttaatttttttttcaaaacttatatcaactgtctatctttctgtctctggtacaaaagtttgtatacgttattactcccacacccattctcacaTCAATTAGAAACattgcacatttattcatttgcataaacaggaattaattttaaaaaaagataagtcaattgattactggtaattaattattttatttgataccaacaaagaaaattaatccttcagtattcacagatagcGTTAAATACGTAGGATtctttccccttagataattgtatacGTTATTTTTCAAGTAGaaactttataaaattatttattgtaccaaacaaaacatgaatcaataaaaaaaaaattaaccaatcagtcaGTTATTAttgggaattattttttttatatcgaatacgggaaatgacttttacatttttaatgctaagaaaaatcgaaaaaatcttggaagacaacggccacccgctccatcagaactacgccaggtcgtcgcgaagtgggcgactgctgtcaatcaaaacaagaacggagcggtacaaaaactcgttcgtacctcactcggtcagactctatcaccgccactcattgatcagggaacatgaaatgcaccaagatacctgtgtgtagtcgctgaatgaactctttatgttgtcagttgtatttatgtgtatttttctgttgtgttgtctttatatgagaaacgagtccttgtaatcacaacaaatttccgtaaggatcaataaagcagtcttagtcttagtcttagtcttagtaagtgcggagttctttatCTTAGGTaagctgttttcttttttttttaaatgattttcttatatattgcttgtttcaaCGCTCCATTTGAAGTTTGTACACTGCAACCTAATGAATGAATGGGCgtcaatgtcttcgattccgaagattaaggatgagtgcagtgttacATATAGTCACGCAAACCCAaatgcgacctgcatattttgcgaCATCTCATGTAGACAAAGCCGTAGTTTATTTAAGCTTCCTTtacgtcttctgcgcctgtcttgcACTGAAAACTAATACAAGTGTGATAGTAATTGAACGAAATATTCGTTGGATATTTctgataatttatttttgttagacatgctgctgttttgttttcttgtaacttatcttttttttttaatgattccaTGAACTAGATCTTAGCGTGGGAACCTAGTGACTACGGAGGTTTGATGTCCATACATCCTCTCCCAGAGGCGGTCTGGAGGCCGAGGGTCGTGCTCTTAAACACAATAGACAAGAGAGATTTATTCGGGGACGACAAAGCGTAAGTTCCTCTTTGAAGTGTGAATGATTCTAAGTCATCAGGGTCGCCACATGATCTTTTTACAAGCACCAGTGAATGACGAATAGCAACCTGGTTGAGTAGTATGCGCTCTGGTCTGTTGTTCGATTGTCTCCAATTGTCCAGGGTTCGATTCCTGCCCTTCCCGACGTCACGAgggaggtttgagctaggatataaaaaaatgtatttcaatctgaaggagcatccaaaCGCAATTTGATATTGTGATATTTGTAATCTCGTAGTGATCCAATAATTTAGTGTGCAGTGCTTCACACATTCAGAGTATTTAGTGGAataatttccttatttattttttttttgtaggagaTATCAGTTCACGGGGTAGCCTTATAGTTAATTATCTCAATAGTTTGCGTAACACCTactcaggcctcgcggaacacagttcTAGTGATCCAGTGATCTGGTCAGTATTTTATAGAGTACATTGAATGGCTtatgaattgtttgtttttaactgGTGGCTTCCTGATAACAAAGGAATGGTTGTAATGACTTTATAATGTATTAAGTCAACGTAAGGAGGTTTGATCCTATGAATGAGAATCACAAGGAGATCTTATTCTTACTCGTTCTCACTTCTGAGCTAGCAGACGTAGCGTAGAACTGGTGATCTCCACAGCAATCCTATACACATTATCTTAGAGAGagagtgtctgtgtgtgtgtcatagTGTGTGTTTGTCATAGTGTATATgtcatagtgtgtgtgtgtgtgtgtgtcatagtGTGTgggatagtgtgtgtgtgtatcattgtgtgtgtgtatagactgatGTGGTAGTATGAAATGAGATGCTATTTTTAGAGACAGGAAGTGAAAGTCCTATGAAAGCCATGTGTAGAGAAAGAATGGTGGAGGCAAAGAGATTGGGCGATATGAGCGCTGATTAAATATCATTCAATATTTTGTGTTCagttagtttttgtttgtttgtttgtttgttttttttgttttctaacacTACTTCACTCACTGATATTGAAAgtcttgtattgttttttgtttgtttttttaatattttgatgtaaaaaatcattttgagaTTTAATTGAAATGTGTAATTTGACTTAATTACAAACTAATTATAGACGCCTATATAGAAGATCTAATGAGCTATATGGAACAGCATACCAAAAActttcacacacaaaactagCATTAGAGTTCAGCTTTAGAACGATttgtaacatttaaaattatattgctTTTTCACAGGAGAAATGTTTCTAAATAGTGAGACCTTTTTACATAGTTAGAAATTCAATGATTCAAAACTGCTGTATCTATCCACAGTCCACTAAACGTTGAATCCACTGGGCTAACTCACTGGATACCTGGCAGTCTATTTCTGACGTCCTGTGAACTGGACATGACCAAGTATCCTTTTGACAAACACACTTGTTTTATCCAGGTACAAGTAgcgtaaacaaaaaaatataagaaatactttttaaaaacataaagcttatattaagtgtcatTATACCAATTAGTTTCGATCAGTCGTGTCATTGTATGTGCGATTGACCAagacaataaatctgtgcgattagaaatatttttaccaattattttctttagcttttagctttctcaatgcgctatgaaaGGTTGAGGGAAGGAGGGGAGTATtatggtgaatgtttacatgatcagGGCTCTTATATATactcagggctcaagagtcCTTAAGGGGATTAGTTCAGCTTCTACCactacatctgtcaagtacgatttatttccgttgttcaagataccaaacaaaataatcaattaccaatagttaataaactaattggttaaattttttattgattcttttgttgtcaggtaaaagaaataattgttcaaaatttcagcttaatccgggATTTGGAGtgtgagaaataatgtgtacaaaacatttacaatacAGGCTGACAGAGTCGATATAagcttttgtaataaaaatgtggGAGTGACACTGTCCTACTTGGCACCCCGTCTCTTGACATAGCAATGGCAGATACAGTCGCAAACAATACTGACTCAACCAGTCTCAACTGGCTCCAAAGCTGGCCCACAACTGGCCCACAAACAATGTAAGAAACAAGCCTTCCTGTATTTACCGGCTCCTCGGTCTGGATAGCAGTGAAAAGAACAGATGTATATCAATATAGGAACATTCCCTAGAACGAGAAACATAAGGCCCAAAAAAAAGCGCTCAAACCACAGCTCCTCGACGGAAGAACGAGTTACGTAAACCAATGCATTACAGCAGTACGACAGTAATAGTGCTATATTGTACAGGTGCGCAAGATACTCGGTGCACACTGGTTCAATCTCTTGTCTGGCGCTCAGcaaacagaagaaaaacaaacaaaaaaaaaagaaaagaaaatataaagtgAAAGAATTAGAGCATATCGTTATCAAATTgcactaaaaataaatactttggaAATACAACAGGATGTCAATGCGTGCCACCAGATGTTTTAGTATATGACTGAGGACTATTCAATAGACGTGTGTTAGACGCTAATACAAGTAGATTTGATATGGGTACATATTTGCATGAATACACTTTGAaccttgacaaaaaaaaaggtataactATTATGATAGAAGCTAAAATAAGAGACACGTCAGAATTGTCTGATTGTTTCGCTAAAGTCTCTTTACTGACAAGCTCGTCAAACGtcttcaaacaaaacaagttttaCAGGTCTCGAGCTGTGAGATGTAATTAGTGATGAATGACTCATTTGTATGTTTAACTATTCTTATACTCTCTTAttaacgagagagagagagagagagagagagagagagagaaagagaagaaaaaagcgTTACAATATTTTTAGATGTTTGCAGAACCTCTAAATTAtcgttttaacatttttatagaAAACTTCTAGTATTTCTATGATGAGGGCCGGCCCTGGATAAGTGTATGCCCTAGGAGGTCAAGTGAATTTGGTCGTCCCAAacgaaatagaaaaaataaaaataaacaaaaaaaaaaacttattgaaAACTTAGTGACTCCAACAATAACAGTGGGGACAGGTTTTTGCTATTTCTTCTACAAACAAATTGTTTGATTCCTGTGAGAGGCTCTAAgcctaaggtcggccctgcTATGATATTTCTTGTTATCTATCTAATGATTATAGTGTATCCTCAACTAAAATCAAGATTATCTCTTCCGTATCTCTATGTATCTCTATGCAGTAATGTATATCTACGTTATCTCTTTTGTAAATGTGAAGATATTCTACAGTCTCTAAGATCTACAATGTTTTGTTAAGACATGGTttgagacaataaaaaaaagtactcaCCCATTTTAGCGTCGCCGCTGCCACATCTCGCCGCAGCCCAATCCAGTTTTAATGAGTCAATAATCCCAGTAAAAGAAATTCTTTACAATATTCCAAATCGAAATCACATCCACTGATCcacaaacacaaaaataaaacatttctcaaTCTCTCAATCGAgacaattttattaaaaagcgtCATGACTCTTGACACACTAACACACCCGTCAAGGTCAACGGCGACCTTTAGCATACATAAAAATCACACTAGTTCGCAAATAAAAatggtagggggggggggcaggttttcaattatttttttttactcagggccggctttaggcataagcaaactaggcagccgcctaagGCTTCCAATTGGTAgtaaaggattaaaaaaaaatttagagtaaACAATAGCCACACTTGGATTAGATCTGAAACATACTAGAGCAccatgactctatgtttactaatttaactctttctttacTACGAATATTGCGATATATTTTGCAGATTAAgatatagtaaaagtaaaggtaaTATTCCCTTTAAGAccatgatgtaaaggtcatctgtttctgtggcccacggttaacgagggtgtcatgtggtcagcacaacgaccgacaccctttacttttccccaacttatgtcaggtacccattagagctgggtggactcagaggcgcccaaagttccggaaattaaaaatcccagataTAGACgggcaggtttttttttattaattgcatagttttatttttttttttttttttttgttttactttgttgctgttttttcttttggaaCCACCAAAGTCACTTTAATTATTAAATGCCGGCCCTGTCTGAATATTGTATCTCTTTTTCAGTTGATAGCAATGACTTACCAGACTCACGAACTACATTTCATCGCCCCAAAGTCTCCGGAAGTTGGCCTCACGTTCTACACGCCTCACGGGGAATGGAACTTATTGAAAACAACCATAGAGGCCTTCAATGACACCTCAGGATTTGTTAAATACTCATCCATAAAGGTCAAGCAGCTGTGTTACTTCTGTGTTACTTCTGTGTTTAATGTGTCCTAGTTCTTTCACACGGGGTTCCTTTTTAGTACATATAGAAAGTAACCCTTAAGATTTAAATTCATTAATAGAGTCATTCACTCTTTTGATTTCTTAATAATTTACGGATCATGAAATATATTACGGTTAAGGCAAATAACTGAAACTGACCAGACATCCCTACCAAGACTTATAGCCTGGACTAGAAACTGTACGTACTTCCTGACTACATACAGAAATTTAACCTTTAGTTTTCATAAATCGAAATATCTTTTTCTAGCTTCAAATACTTGGTGTGTAGATTTTAATCAAGCAACAGAACCGAAAATGCGATCAATTTAAAATcatgtttgtattttaaaaaaagaataaaagatgtACTATTAAATTGTGGGGTGCGGTGGCTAGTAAGGCGCCTGCTCTCTGAACCgaggaatttatttttttaggtatTTTTAGGACACCAccgagtctacccaactctaaggGGTATCTGACATGAGTTGGGTGAAATAAAAGTGGTTGGTCttttgtgctgaccacatgacgcTCATGCTTGCAATTGGGACCCGGTGTTTACTTAACAGAAGCCATTAGATTTGTTCTGTGTTGAATCTAATGGTTTACTACGGAATAACATCACCGGCAAGCTTATCGCCAAGTAAACTTTGGCTTCTACTTTTCGCTAAAAGGTTCAATCTGAGAAAACAACATTGGAATAGACGAAATTCCAATATCACGTGGTTTCTTTAGCTTGTTCTCACTGCTAAATGGGAGGGTCAGTCAGTGGGCTGGTGGAATGTATTGACATTCTTCCTTTTAAACTAGCTGCAAATATTATAGAGATACATTTTATCAGTTTACTTTGAGGCGAAACTCGAGGGACAAAGAAACTTGGGACTGACTTCATTGAGCTGAAATCTGCTCCAATCTGCACCTTTCCTCATCTCATTGACTTTTGTAAACTATGGTATCAAAtacgttttcattttttttttttttgtatataatcAGTCAAAAACTATTCTCACACATTCTTGAAATTAGCAagcaaaaaactttttaaaaatatttttaaaagaatgggagggggggggagggcccggtggggggggggactccGCACTTTAAACTGTATCTCTTAATAACGATAaagtttttttcctttaatctatatcaaacaaaaaggTTTATTATTTGAGATTAAttgaataaagttttttttatttttacaatacctctttcAAGTAACTCATGGATGGTGGGCGGTcactgatctcaaaaatggctctaacgatttttctagaaatttttaCAGTTTAGTATATCGTTGAGCAAACATTACTAGCCgcatggggaaaactctagtttgaccgttataatttttaaaagtaaaaaataaacaaatgtaaatttaGCTAGAGACGAAATCTGGGTCTAGATCCTACATCGTttattgaaaggactatcgcgctCATAAGTGGAccatcgcgttcgggaattttcGAATGTAaggttttattgattcaagtgtTTAATACATAAATGTTCAGGGAAATTTTGCATATTGtcttctagatgtagatctaaatgattatcattggaatattaaaaggtGTATTAGATCTAATACTGATCTATACCTAATAGTTCTATACATACTTTCAGTTATCACAACCTAGAACTAAGGGTACAATAGACACTTTCAATTGTTACAAGCTAGAACTAATAGTACACCAGACACTTtcagatatcaaacaaatacgaatagtaaattaaaacaacaacatataatttagaaaaacaacatcatttaaattttttttctgtttaattttttgttggAATGAAAACATGATTTGTTTTCTCACTTGTTTAAACCGTTATAGAGACTTGTCTTTTCGATCAGGTCTTTTAATGATTTCCACTTATTAGCGATGTCTCGTAACAATGTCAACAATATAAAAGTCTTGGCTTTTAGTTTCCATCTATTCATATTTGCATTTCATTGTTTCTTGACTCGTCTGAAGATATTCATTACGTCGCGTTAGGAAAACAAACTTtgattgagatctagatctacttcttctCTGCTTATTTCTTATTCGTAGATGGGGCATTCTTGGGTTTCTTACACAGTAGGTTTGACTTACTTCATTGCCTAATCTGGACAAATCATCTTGCCAATATTGGCTAAGGCAATTATTCTTACCCTCGGATGGGCCAAGCCAGATAGACGAGTCCACATTATCAGGACCGACAACTCGCGACTTCCTGAAAGGCTCAGATTCGATCAAATGGCTGACATGCTGAGCTAAAAGCGGAACTGATTCAGACTTACTGACGGTTGAATTATCAATATAGTCGTTTGACTTGTAATAGTTGTTACTTAAATTCGGCGCTGAAATAGACCTTCTATCAGTAAGCGTTTCACCGGTGTCGCTGAACGATTCGGAAAAGCTATTCGGCAATTTCTTTGAGTTGTCCTCCGAATGCCGAAGAGATGTTGAGGAGATGATCGCGTCAATTTTCTGAAGTCGCTCTTTCTCTTCCCGCAGTAAGATCAACGCATTATCACGAGAGCCTTGTGCCGGGAGGTCGCTGTAGTAGATGCGCAAAATTCGAAGCAATTCGTTTGGAGAAATGTCAGCATCAACGTTGACTGGTTGTCCAGCGGATGGCGTCATTTCAACTTCGTCGATGCTCAAATTGTTAACTGGAGCGTCCGAATTCAGATCCTTACTTTCAGTTGGAGTGTATAATGTAGTTGATACGAGTGGATCTTCGAGGGATCTCTCAGTTTTACTAATGAAAACTTCAGGTTTGTTTGCTTGTGTGATTTGTTCTGAATCTTTGTCTTGGAGAGTTCCGCTTTGAAAGGAACTAGATATGTTTGTGTTTGGCTGTTGAAATGACTCTTGTATTTTGTTAAGGCAACATGTAGACGACGATGAATGCTTACAAGTAGATTCGGAAAACTGGGAGACATCCTCCACTCTGACTGGCATGGAGCTGTCTGTTTCAAAAGGTTTCGGAGATCGTCTCTGATCAATGGATCTGTTGAAGTTGTTATCAAGATATCTATTCCAGGGATAGTTAGTGTACTCTTCCTTTGCCAGTCTGTCAAACCACTGAACGCTCTTAGGAAAAGGCTTTGGGATGTCGGAGCCAATGGCTGCTGTGTCAACCCTTCTGGATTTAAAACCGTACTCATCCATTATGTCTTTTATTGTCCGAGTAGTTGGACCAGTTGTTTGACCAGTTGTTTGACCAGTAGTTTGATCAGTAGTTTGACCTGTTATAGTCTCTTGTAAATGCTTCAGATATTGAGGCCGACACGGCTGTGAACACATGCCAGTCTTTTCAGATGTTAAACAGTCTTGGCCAGTGTCCAACGGTTTAACCAAGTAGTTTAAACTCTCTCTGCTTTGGCTTCCAGCTGGAGTTTGCTTTACGTCCATGTGAGACATTTCATCAATTCTGAACTTTGTCACCTCCTTGAACTTGGCAATTTGTTTCAACAGCTTGTCCATGTGGACGTGCTCTGATTCGCCATTCTTAAGCGGCTCCTTTGTGGAGCAGGATTTGCTGAAAGCTGTAGATATCGAGTTTGAGGA contains:
- the LOC129927843 gene encoding neuronal acetylcholine receptor subunit beta-3-like: MLLLWILGFVTKCSGQNYSDGLEIMRTKLKADNYNPDLRPLINQSAIISVSVSFQLVSIVEVNDVTQSFVCNGFLPLTWTDEILAWEPSDYGGLMSIHPLPEAVWRPRVVLLNTIDKRDLFGDDKAPLNVESTGLTHWIPGSLFLTSCELDMTKYPFDKHTCFIQLIAMTYQTHELHFIAPKSPEVGLTFYTPHGEWNLLKTTIEAFNDTSGFVKYSSIKISFDIQRRPLFLMINIVLPVIFLSFLNILVFLIPADSGEKIGYGITVLLALSVFLSIVGGMLPRSSKSMPEVTMYLFILLIISMLTVLDSIAIVCLHHMEEKETKHLRAKHNYKSAIKKVTTLRQAVTGLNGVSKVGLSTIAAKLREQGNAKTIHVPESPDKGNNHENDSLDEDQKSYAEYNKYKIIGKYIDKVSLVVFLVVWLAVTAGFMLDIASPHIF